In the Necator americanus strain Aroian chromosome X, whole genome shotgun sequence genome, gatacgccagcgtggagcagcacgagctgcagggaaccaagaactcacgtccgagctcacaaggctttgcagagaggcgataaaggaagaccttaaagagagaagagcagaagtactggctgaagcagcagaagtcggaaaaagcatccgctatgcccgtcgagaatTCGACAGTCGCAATACGAGGATGAccgctctccggaacccaaagggaacaaccattgcatcgagaagggggatagAGAAAAttatctacgacttctactctgatctcttcaacagccatgtccacttgcctccatctgagggaagacggacatttcattccagaggttctcccgtccgaaatacgaaaATTCTATCACGTCGGTAAGAAATCTTACGGCACCCtttcccgacagaataagtccAGAACACCTGAGGAACCTTCCGCCAGCACTgttcaacaccctggcgaggatcTTTACACGTtctctgtcggaatgcaaggttcctaaacagtggaagaccagcaagaccgtgttgttgtataaaaagggagatccacatgacatcggcagctatcgtccaatctgcttattGTCCGTCAtgtacaagctctttacaagagtgatccttaataggattgaaaaagtcttggatcaAGGaaagccatgcgagcaagcagggtttcgaaaagaattCAGCACGACTGACTACATTCACGCTGTTTCGAAACTTATCGAGTATCACGAAAGTACAatatgccgctctgtctcactttcatcaaattaaagaaggccttcgactcagttgagacggaagaggttatggaagccttggacaaccaaggcgtccctactcagtacataaaggtacttcaagacttgtacagtaacttcacgaccgcaatttcgtcattctacaaaaatatcatcaCGTGAAGAAGGGGgcccgacagggtgatacaatctcacccaaaatattcacagccatcctcgagaacgcaatgcaaAAATTGGAACGGGacaacatgggagtgaaggttgatggtcggcagctacaccatttgcgctttgctgatgacatcgttctgataacacctagcatcagccaagcggaacgaatgctgacctaattcgacgaaacatgtggatgcatcggtcttcagctgaatctgcaaaagaggatgttcatgcgcaacggatggatctcggatgccccattcacgctcaacggaacgaacatatccgaatgcaccagctacgtttatctgggtcgggaattgaacatgatgaacgacctgaccctcgagctgggcaggaggaggcgagcggcttggggagcatataagagcatcgaaaatgtggtgaagaagagcaggaacacccggctccgtgctcacctcttcaataccaccgtacttcctgctttgacctatgctttgGAAGCCTGGGCAttttgcaagcaggaagaaaacgcggtgagcgtaaTTGAACGCgcagttgagagagtgatactcctagcatcacgaagtttcacgcaagtgagggacgggattcgatgTTCTCTACTACGTCTGCGAtagaagattagagacgccgccgcgtttgccaaggaaagtaaaataaggtgggccggacacgtgatgcgctttaacgacaaccgttggaccagagccgtgaacGACTGGGTTttccgcgatattaagcgcgctacaggaagaccgctgacccgatggtcagatttcttcacaaagtccttcaaagaaaaatatgacgctcttcgtgtcccacgcgaaggAAGGAACCattgggctactctggcacgcgatcgggataaatggaagaattactaaAAATTTTAGACATCATTGCCTTGACATTATCATAAGAGGCGTCCCTACTGTTCTCCTCAGCAGTTTTCGTAGGTAAgtgggcacttacgatccTGAGTTTACATCCTCTGCTATCCCGTCGTACAAaggcatctagacgacgttgagccaaattcctccaccattTTGTTATAGTCGTTTCTCACAACTATCGCGCacccacctactttgttctcatcaccATCGcggcagtatatggtgtaatttttgatgctgatgacgggccaaTCTCTCGtgtgtgtttcctgcagtgcagcaacaggcacacagagatatcgcagaagcctagacagggcggcttgttggaattcactcgatagtgttcagcagttcagcgtgacgaaacgaacaTTTGTTGCCAAAGACTCCATActtccttcaggcagttgacctttcaggttatgggctttggcgatttTCTGAACTACAggacctttttgcaatgtatagGAATCTTTCACCATATAATAGGCTGGGTTGTGTAACTTGCACTTTCCCAATGCGTACGCTCTAGCACCTGATTGTGTTTAGTTAAAGCTGGGCCACGCAGCCAGCAATCAGATTCGTATACGttctgtattattattttatttgtaagaCATGGAACTGACCAGAGGTAACTTCGTAATTAGTGCTAAAAGGccgtagaagaaaaaacttctttccCTTCATAGTTCGGACATTGCTTGGGCACTCATTACAAGTACACTTCATCATTACACATTACACTTCAttataagaaatgaaaaaaaaatgaaatgatataAATGTATTATGTTCTCTATGCAAAAGCCTGTTAATACAAGACattgtttctattttatgaCGCACCGTGATATGTCCCTGTTTTTCAGGGATCAATCCCCGACAAAAGCGGGTGTTTTGCAGTTAGTGTAGGAGAGTCTAAAGAGCACATTGCTTATCTGACAATGAcgaatttcttattattactcGAAAAAGTAATTTTGATACTGTTAttgaccgaaaaaaaaagatatttacAGGTGGAGTTACTGATAAAATTGACACAGTGAAGGTCCCACGAGTTTCTGACGCTCACAGCGAATACCCACCTAAATTTCATGCAACAAAGCTGGAGGCGTTTCGTAGAaagagatttcttttctcaactagctttcaaaaaaccCTGAAGGTTCCTGAAAAGATCCGACaagtccagcagtaattttcAATCGGGAACTGTACTAATAACTAAAAAGATCTCTAAATAACACTTGTATGCGGTGAGCAGTGCTCTAAATACAATCTCACAAAAACTGTCTGTGTTCTGTTCttctcagcaattttttccggttttgcaaaaatcacgATTCCGGCGCAGATCGATCTATTCATTGTGTGTAATTATTATCAATAAGTAAAATGGTCTGCAGGAAGTAGAATATAGTTAGGAAGTGCTTTTAGAATACATTTTAAAAGCATTTTCTCACTATATTCTACTTCCTGCAGACATTCGGTATCTGTTGTTTTTCACTTTGCACAAATGGGACAATTTCGGCGGCGACCGATCTCGCAACCGTTCGTTTTCATAGTCATTGTTAAAAATTGTGTGCAAATAGTAGGAAATAGTATGAAACTAGGTTTGTAATGTTTTCTCTGTTGTCCTCACAGCACCTTACATTAATATCCATTATAGTagtatttattagtatttgctatattacattattttgatttatttattaaaccTCCAATCTGTTTCCTTAATTCACtttattataactaatttttcattgctatgaGCGGCTATGCTAGAAAGAACGAGATGAGGGGTTGTTTTCTAGAGGGTCCTCTAAAGGGTGGTTCGTTTCCAGaagggatttttcccaactacacaCTTAACTCTGCTCAGAAATCGTTCTAGATTACGAGGAAAGCGTGAAAAGGAACATTAACTCAAGTAGACCCAAGTGAATATAAACTTTACTTTTGTACAGTAACAACATAGTCATAACAACACCGCTCAGAAATGCGCAGTGCGTGAAGAACGAATGTCGCCTAGACGATCTCCAGAAAAGCAGGCCTGGCATACAAAGTTTGAGAAGGTTCTGAGGAACATCAATCGTTACATCATGATTTCACCACCTTTCACTGGAAGTCACAACATCTTTCCTGCGCAAAtcccgcagaaaaaaaaggtgcaaaattttagttttttggcTTGGTCAAAATCTTTATGACTTTATGAATGAAGTCCAGTAACtagtttacaaaaaaacaaagctgttccttttcgttttttctgcagtccgtttttcatgtttatttttcaacctAACCAACCAGTCCAGCAGTCACTTCCAATCAGATCCTACGTTAATCGCTAAAATTATCTCTAAATCACCCCCGAATGCGGTATATAGTGCTGTCAGTACaatttcagaacaaaaatgacagcaaaatgttcttctcagtgattttttctcgttttgtaAAGCGATTCTGGCTGGGATCGAATTATACATCGTCTGTAATCACTGTCAGTGAGTAAAATTGAGTTTAGAAAGTAGGATGTAGTGGGTAGATGTTTTAAGAACGAGTTCTGCGTCGGTACTAGttagtagtagtagtgttAGGTTGCAAGTAGTgagaaatagtgtgaaaatggaaatttaaaaattgttctcCGTTGttctcagctgttttttttccattttgcgaaaaaaacaattccatACAAGTTGAGAGTTTCCTCAAGTTTTCAACTTATGTGCGTATATATGTACTGACACACTTTTAATCTTTGCAGTGCAGCCATCTGTCATCTGGCgtctattatatattatatgctTTTATTTT is a window encoding:
- a CDS encoding hypothetical protein (NECATOR_CHRX.G24191.T1): MPLCLTFIKLKKAFDSVETEEVMEALDNQGVPTQYIKLNLQKRMFMRNGWISDAPFTLNGTNISECTSYVYLGRELNMMNDLTLELGRRRRAAWGAYKSIENVVKKSRNTRLRAHLFNTTVLPALTYALEAWAFCKQEENAKIRDAAAFAKESKIRWAGHVMRFNDNRWTRAVNDWVFRDIKRATGRPLTRWSDFFTKSFKEKYDALRVPREGRNHWATLARDRDKWKNY